In Brachionichthys hirsutus isolate HB-005 chromosome 5, CSIRO-AGI_Bhir_v1, whole genome shotgun sequence, a single genomic region encodes these proteins:
- the isl2a gene encoding insulin gene enhancer protein isl-2a has translation MVDILLNTSFLDDMGDHSKKKSAGIAMCVGCGSQILDQYILKVSPDLEWHAACLKCAECSQYLDETCTCFVRDGKTYCKRDYARLFGIKCAKCNMGFCSSDLVMRARNHVYHMECFRCSACSRHLLPGDEFSLRDDELLCRADHSLLVERSSAGSPLSPGSFHARPVHISDTVSVRHPPHHRTHVHKQSEKTTRIRTVLNEKQLHTLRTCYNANPRPDALMKEQLVEMTGLSPRVIRVWFQNKRCKDKKRSILMKQLQLQQHSDKTNLQGLTGTALVASSPIRHDNTLQGNPVEVQTYQPPWKTLSDFALQSDLDQPAFQQLVSFSESGSLGNSSGSDVTSLSSQLPDTPNSMVPSPIDT, from the exons ATGGTGGATATCCTGCTCAATACTTCTTTCTTGGATGATATGGGGGATCATTCAAAAA aGAAGTCTGCAGGAATCGCAATGTGTGTGGGCTGTGGAAGTCAGATACTCGACCAGTACATCCTGAAAGTCTCCCCGGACCTGGAGTGGCATGCAGCCTGCCTCAAATGTGCAGAGTGCAGCCAGTACCTGGACGAGACCTGCACTTGCTTTGTCCGAGACGGAAAGACTTACTGTAAAAGAGATTATGCAAG GTTATTTGGCATCAAATGCGCAAAGTGTAACATGGGCTTCTGCAGCAGCGACCTGGTGATGAGAGCTCGGAACCACGTGTATCACATGGAGTGCTTTAGGTGCTCCGCTTGCAGCCGACACCTCCTGCCGGGGGATGAGTTCTCTCTGCGGGACGACGAGCTGCTGTGTCGGGCGGATCACAGCCTGCTGGTGGAGCGCAGCTCCGCTGGGAGCCCGCTGAGCCCGGGGAGCTTCCACGCCAGACCGGTGCACATCTCAG ACACAGTGTCCGTCCGACATCCTCCCCATCACCGAACCCACGTCCACAAGCAGTCCGAGAAGACCACCCGGATCCGGACGGTGCTGAACGAGAAGCAGCTCCACACCCTGCGGACCTGCTACAACGCCAACCCGCGACCGGACGCCCTGATGAAGGAGCAGCTGGTGGAGATGACCGGCCTGAGCCCCAGGGTGATCCGGGTGTGGTTTCAGAACAAGCGCTGCAAAGACAAGAAGAGGTCCATCCTGATGaagcagctccagctgcagcagcacagcgaCAAAACC AATCTGCAGGGGCTGACAGGCACAGCTCTGGTGGCAAGCAGTCCGATCCGGCACGATAACACGCTGCAAGGGAATCCCGTGGAGGTGCAAACCTACCAGCCACCGTGGAAAACCCTCAGTGACTTCGCCCTGCAGAGTGACCTGGACCAGCCCGCCTTCCAACAACTG GTGTCTTTCTCTGAATCGGGCTCCCTGGGCAACTCCTCCGGCAGCGACGTGACCTCTCTGTCGTCTCAGTTACCGGACACACCGAACAGTATGGTGCCGAGTCCGATCGACACGTGA